A section of the Pseudomonas prosekii genome encodes:
- the rplU gene encoding 50S ribosomal protein L21 has protein sequence MSYAVIVTGGKQYKVAPGEYLKIEKLEIATGESVTFDRVLLVANGDDVNIGAPVVAGATVVAEVISQGRHDKVRIIKFRRRKHHMKRMGHRQWYTEIKITGIQA, from the coding sequence ATGTCGTACGCAGTAATTGTTACTGGTGGCAAGCAATACAAGGTCGCCCCAGGTGAATACCTGAAGATCGAAAAACTGGAAATCGCTACTGGCGAATCCGTTACTTTTGATCGCGTTCTGTTGGTCGCCAATGGCGATGACGTGAACATCGGCGCCCCGGTTGTTGCTGGCGCTACCGTTGTGGCTGAAGTGATCTCCCAAGGTCGTCACGATAAAGTCCGCATCATCAAGTTCCGTCGTCGTAAGCACCACATGAAGCGTATGGGCCACCGCCAGTGGTACACCGAGATCAAAATCACCGGTATTCAGGCTTAA
- a CDS encoding zinc ribbon domain-containing protein YjdM translates to MSTLPPCPKCNSEYTYEDGAQLICPECAHEWSASGEAEVASDDAVKKDSVGNVLQDGDTITVIKDLKVKGTSLVVKVGTKVKNIRLCDGDHDIDCKIDGIGPMKLKSEFVRKV, encoded by the coding sequence GTGAGCACGTTGCCACCCTGCCCGAAATGCAATTCCGAATACACCTACGAAGACGGCGCACAGCTGATCTGCCCGGAGTGCGCCCACGAGTGGTCCGCCAGTGGCGAAGCTGAAGTGGCGTCCGATGACGCCGTGAAAAAGGATTCGGTGGGCAACGTCCTGCAGGACGGCGACACCATCACCGTGATCAAAGACCTCAAGGTCAAAGGCACGTCGCTGGTGGTCAAGGTCGGCACCAAGGTCAAGAACATCCGCCTGTGCGATGGCGATCACGACATCGACTGCAAGATCGACGGCATCGGCCCGATGAAGCTCAAATCCGAGTTCGTCAGAAAAGTCTGA
- the rpmA gene encoding 50S ribosomal protein L27 — protein MAHKKAGGSTRNGRDSEAKRLGVKMYGGQKIIPGNIIVRQRGTQFHAGYGVGMGKDHTLFAKIEGVIKFEVKGAFNRRYVSVVAA, from the coding sequence ATGGCACACAAAAAAGCTGGTGGTAGTACCCGTAACGGTCGCGACTCAGAAGCCAAACGCCTTGGCGTGAAGATGTATGGCGGCCAGAAGATCATTCCGGGCAACATCATCGTGCGTCAGCGCGGCACCCAATTCCACGCCGGTTACGGTGTTGGCATGGGTAAGGATCACACCCTCTTCGCGAAAATCGAAGGCGTGATCAAGTTTGAAGTAAAGGGCGCTTTCAACCGCCGTTACGTGAGCGTTGTCGCCGCTTAA
- a CDS encoding PA4570 family protein — MTYLIDAWLDRPHPYLRILHRETGEVCAVLEEEALNELQDQGDLDVSGLSSSEPVVLKELVRNLFLFCYARALRPHGDLNHKIEL, encoded by the coding sequence ATGACTTATTTGATCGATGCCTGGCTGGACCGCCCACACCCTTACCTCAGAATCCTGCATCGCGAGACCGGGGAAGTTTGTGCCGTGCTTGAAGAGGAAGCCTTGAACGAGTTGCAGGATCAGGGTGACCTGGACGTCAGCGGCTTGAGTTCCAGCGAGCCGGTGGTGCTCAAGGAACTGGTGCGCAATCTGTTTCTGTTCTGCTACGCCCGAGCATTGCGCCCGCACGGCGATCTGAATCACAAGATCGAATTATGA
- a CDS encoding DUF6482 family protein, which translates to MNLQELNAYAIAGKVDELNLISLEGGIYLLEARMHGMAYPLNDPRGKAFHLRSVEHAREVLHAFPQLPFNLVHTSVHDEMCGLGASAEESLKVPIAWRSAWQG; encoded by the coding sequence ATGAACCTGCAAGAGCTGAATGCCTACGCCATCGCCGGCAAGGTCGATGAGCTGAACCTGATTTCGCTGGAAGGCGGAATTTATCTGCTGGAGGCGCGCATGCACGGCATGGCGTATCCGTTGAACGATCCACGTGGCAAGGCGTTTCATCTGCGTTCGGTCGAGCATGCCCGCGAAGTGCTGCATGCGTTTCCCCAGCTGCCGTTCAATCTGGTGCACACCTCGGTGCATGACGAGATGTGCGGACTCGGCGCCAGTGCCGAAGAAAGCCTGAAAGTGCCGATTGCCTGGCGTTCTGCCTGGCAGGGCTGA
- a CDS encoding polyprenyl synthetase family protein: protein MQPQAFYRAVADDFNAVDGIIKKQLTSRVPLVSKIGDYITSAGGKRLRPLLVLLCGKALGREGDDLRLLAATIEFLHTATLLHDDVVDMSGMRRGRSTANAMWGNAPSVLVGDFLYSRSFEMMVELGSMPVMKILSQATRIIAEGEVLQLSKVRDASTTEETYMEVIRGKTAMLFEASTHSAAALCEATAEQSEALRTFGDHLGVAFQLVDDLLDYKGDAETLGKNVGDDLAEGKPTLPLIYTMREGTPEQAALVRQAIQKGGIEDLESIREAVEASGSLEYTAQLARDYVARAIKCLDALPASEYRDALVELSEFAVARTH, encoded by the coding sequence ATGCAACCCCAAGCTTTCTACCGCGCGGTGGCGGACGATTTTAACGCCGTCGACGGCATCATCAAGAAGCAGCTGACTTCCCGAGTGCCGCTGGTATCGAAAATCGGCGACTACATCACTTCGGCCGGCGGTAAACGCCTGCGTCCTCTATTAGTGTTGCTGTGTGGCAAGGCCCTGGGTCGCGAAGGCGATGACTTGCGCCTGCTCGCCGCCACAATCGAGTTCCTGCACACCGCCACCCTGCTGCATGACGACGTCGTCGACATGTCCGGCATGCGCCGTGGCCGCTCGACCGCCAACGCCATGTGGGGCAACGCGCCCAGCGTGCTGGTCGGCGACTTCCTGTATTCGCGTTCTTTCGAAATGATGGTCGAACTGGGCTCGATGCCGGTGATGAAGATCCTTTCGCAGGCCACGCGCATCATCGCTGAAGGCGAAGTGCTGCAGTTGTCGAAGGTGCGCGACGCGAGCACCACCGAAGAGACCTACATGGAAGTCATCCGCGGCAAAACCGCGATGCTGTTCGAGGCCTCGACCCACAGCGCCGCGGCCCTGTGTGAAGCCACTGCGGAGCAAAGCGAAGCGCTGCGCACCTTTGGCGATCATCTGGGCGTAGCCTTCCAACTGGTCGACGACCTGCTGGACTACAAGGGCGACGCGGAAACCCTGGGCAAGAACGTCGGTGACGATCTGGCCGAAGGCAAGCCGACCCTGCCGCTGATCTACACCATGCGCGAAGGCACCCCGGAACAGGCCGCACTGGTACGCCAGGCGATCCAGAAGGGTGGCATCGAAGACCTGGAAAGCATCCGCGAGGCCGTTGAGGCGTCCGGTTCGCTGGAATACACCGCGCAACTGGCCCGCGATTACGTGGCCCGCGCGATCAAGTGCCTCGACGCCCTGCCGGCCAGCGAATATCGCGATGCGCTGGTGGAACTGAGCGAGTTCGCGGTAGCCCGCACGCACTAA
- a CDS encoding FKBP-type peptidyl-prolyl cis-trans isomerase — MSEVNLSTDETRVSYGIGRQLGDQLRDNPPPGVNLDAILAGLTDAFAGKPSRVGQEEMSASFKVIREIMQAEAAAKAEAAAGEGLAFLAENAKRDGITTLASGLQFEVLTQGEGAKPSREDQVRTHYHGTLIDGTVFDSSYERGQPAEFPVGGVIAGWTEALQLMNAGSKWRLYVPSELAYGAQGVGSIPPHSVLVFDVELLDVL; from the coding sequence ATGTCCGAAGTAAATCTGTCCACCGACGAAACCCGCGTCAGCTACGGCATCGGCCGTCAGTTGGGCGACCAACTGCGCGACAACCCGCCACCGGGCGTTAACCTGGACGCGATCCTGGCTGGCCTGACCGACGCATTCGCCGGCAAGCCGAGCCGTGTGGGTCAGGAAGAAATGTCCGCCAGCTTCAAAGTGATCCGCGAGATCATGCAAGCCGAAGCAGCGGCCAAAGCTGAAGCGGCTGCTGGCGAAGGCCTGGCTTTCCTGGCGGAAAACGCCAAGCGTGACGGCATCACTACCCTGGCTTCCGGCCTGCAATTTGAAGTGCTGACTCAGGGTGAAGGCGCCAAGCCGAGCCGTGAAGATCAAGTGCGCACTCACTACCACGGCACCCTGATCGACGGCACTGTGTTCGACAGTTCCTACGAGCGCGGCCAGCCTGCAGAATTCCCGGTTGGCGGCGTGATCGCTGGCTGGACCGAAGCCCTGCAACTGATGAATGCCGGCAGCAAATGGCGTCTGTACGTGCCGAGCGAACTGGCTTACGGCGCTCAAGGCGTTGGCAGCATTCCGCCGCACAGCGTACTGGTGTTCGACGTCGAGCTGCTCGACGTTCTGTAA